Genomic DNA from Oryzomonas sagensis:
GCCCCTGTTGAACGGTGTGGATTATTGAGCAAAGCGCTAGTGCAAAACGCGGCAATGTTATACGAAGGGCATCCGCAAATCAAGCGGCATTGTCGGCGCATTCAGACCTTGAGGGGCGGTAGCGCCCATGACCAGCCGGAGCGGTAACCGCGGGATCAGCGCCGTTTCCTGCCGCTCCGGCCTTTTCCCTTGCCCGTGCCCGTGCCGGGCGCAGCCCCCTTGGGTTCTGCGCCGACGCCCCGTTTGGGGCCGCTCACCCGTTTGCCTTTGATCGGTATCCGCGGGTACTCCTCGGCCGGCCCGGCGCCGGCCGTGACCTTGGGCGGCGCGGAGGGGGTGTGGGCCGCCAGGGTGAACTCGATGCGCCGGGTGGCCGGGGTGACCGCCGCCACCGTGACCCGCGCCTTGTCGCCGATGCGGAAGACGCGCCGCAGCCGGTTGCCCACCAGGGAGTGCTGCTTCTCCTGAAAGGTGTACAGGTCGTCGTCCAGGGTGGAGATGTGCACCAGCCCCTCCACGAACAACTCCTCCAACTCCACGAAAAAGCCGAAGCCGGTCACCCCGGTGATATAGCCGTCGAACTCCTCGCCCAGATGCTGTTGCATGTACTGGACCTTCTTCATCTCCACCACGTCCCGCTCGGCCTCCATGGCCACCCGTTCCCGCTTGCTGGTATGCTCGGCCGTCTCGCCCAGGTGTTCGGTGGCGATGGCGAGCTGTTTGCCGCGGCGCTTGTCCTCTTTCTTCTCGTCCAGGGCCAGGATCGCCTTGAGGATGCGGTGCACCACCAGGTCGGGGTAGCGCCGGATGGGGGAGGTGAAGTGGCAGTAGCAGGGGGAGGCCAGGCCGAAATGCCCCAGGTTCTCGGCGGCGTAGCGGGCCTGCTTCATGCAGCGCAGCAGGGCGTAGTTGAGCATGCGCTCCTCGGGCCGCCCCTCGGCCTGGGCCAAAAGGCGCTGCAACTCGGCGGGGTTGACCCGGTCCTCCACCAGGGCGAACTCGTAGCCGAACCCGTAGATGAACTCCTGGAAGTCGTGGAGCTTGGCCGGGTCCGGGTTCTCGTGGATGCGGTAGAGGAACGGGAGCTCCCGGGAGGTGACGAAGGCGGCCACCGCCTCGTTGGCCGCCAGCATGAACTCCTCGATCAACTGGTGGGCCAGGTTGCGTTCGGCCCGGACGATCCCCTCGGTCCTGCCGGTCAGGCCGATGATGATCTCCGGCTCGGGCAGGTCGAAGTCGATGCTCCCTCGCTTCTTGCGCATGGCCATCAGGATCAGGGCCAACTCCTTCATCTCGCCCAGCATGGGGGCCAGGGGGCGATGCTTGTCCGTCACCTCCGGGTCGTTGTCCACGATGATCTGTTTGACGATGGTGTAGGTCAGGCGGGCGGTGCTCTTGATGACGCTGGGGTAGAAGGCGCTCTCCACCATGCGGCCGGTGGCGTCGAAGAGCATCTCGGCCGTCATGGTCAGGCGCTCCACCTGGGGGTTGAGGGAGCAGATGCCGTTGGAGAGCCGTTCGGGCAGCATGGGGATGCAGCGGTCCGGGAAGTAGACCGAGGTGCCGCGCAGGTAGGCCTCCCGGTCCAGGGGGCTGCCGGGCGTCACATAGGCGGAGACGTCGGCGATGGAGACCCACAACCGGAAATTGCCCCCCTCACGGCGCAGGGCGACGGCGTCGTCGAAGTCCCGGGCCGTCTCGCCGTCGATGGTGACGGTGGTCATGCCCCGCAGGTCCACGCGCCCCTTCAACTCCCCTTTGCTCACCGCCTCGGGTACGGCGTCGGCCTCGGCCAGCACGTCCGGGCCGAACTCATGGGGCAGGTCGAAGCGGCGGATGACCGACTGGACCTCCACCTCCGGGTCGTCGGGCCATCCCAGGATCTCCACGATGCGCCCCTCGGCCGGCCGGCCGCCGATCGGGTAGGCGGTCAGTTCGGCCACCACCTGCTGGCCGTCCTCGGCCCTGCCGCGCCCCTTGGGGGGGATGACGACCGCCAGGTTGAGGCGCTGGTCGTCGGAGATGACCACCGCGCCGCGGCGGCTCTCCTCGAAACGTCCCACGATCCGGGTGGTGGCCCGTTCCACCACGTTCACGATCCGCCCGTCCAGCTTGCTGCCGCCCATGCGGCTCTGATTGGCGGTTGCCTCCACCAGGTCGCCGTGCAGGGCATTTTTCATGAACTTGGCCGGGATGAAGATATCCTCGCCGCCCTCCTCGGGCGCAACGAAGCCGTAGCCGTCGCGGTGGACCGAAATCCGGCCGCGCACGGTTTTAACCTGGCCCGGCAGGACGTAGCTGTTGCCCCGCAGGCGGGTCACCTCGCCGTTATCCGCCATCTCCTCCAGCAGGTTCTTCAGTTCGCGCTTCAGGTGGCGGCCGCCGAAGTCGCGCAGCAGGGTCGAGAAAAGGACCGCCCCCCCGTATTCCTTGAGGAGCGCCAGAATTTGTTTTTTTGAAACCGTCATAAGTATATCCCATCGTAGTGTGGTAGTTCGTGCGTTATGGGCCGCATGATATGCTTTTTTCCCGCAATTTGCGATACTTTCCTGCGGTTTACCCCCCGGGAACGTCGCTCTGCCCCACCAGCCCGCTCATTTTTTTCCTTCCCGGTCCGGCGGAGTGGGGTAGAATAGGGAGTATGAAATGACACGTTCAGGGAAAGGAGTGGATGGGATGAAAGCGATACGCGTTGCTCAATTCGGGCCTCCCGAGGTCCTGGCGCTGCACGAGGTGGCCGACCTGGAGCCGGGGCCGGGTCAGGTGGTGGTGACGGTCAAGGCTGCCGGGGTCAACCCGGTGGATACCTATATCCGTTCCGGCCTGTACCAACACGCCGCGGCACCCCCCTATACGCCGGGGATCGACGCCGCCGGGGTGATCGCGGCGGTGGGGCCGGAGGTGAAGCATCGCCGGGTGGGGGACCGGGTGTACGTGGCTTGGTCCGTCTCCGGCACCTACGGGGAGCAGGTGCTCTGCACCGAGTTCCAGACCCACCCCCTGCCCGAGGGGATCACCTTCGGCCAGGGGGCTGCCATCGGGGTCCCCTACGGCGCGGCCTATCGCGCCCTGTTCCAGCGGGCCCACGCCTGTGCCGGCGAAACGGTGCTGGTGCACGGCGCCAGCGGCGGGGTGGGGCTCGGCGCGGTGCAGCTCGCCCGGGCCGCCGGGTTGCGCGTGATCGGCACAGCCGGCACCGAGCAGGGGCGGGCGCTGGTGCAGGCCCAGGGAGCCCACCAGGTGCTAAATCACCACGAGCCGGGCTATCTGGACAAACTGGCCGACCTGACCTGCGGTAAAGGTGTGGATGTGATCCTGGAGATGCTGGCCAACGTGAACCTGGCCAAGGACCTGACGGCGCTGGCCACGGGCGGCCGGGTCGCGGTGATCGGCAGCCGGGGCCGGATCGAGATCGACCCGCGGGACGCCATGGGGCGGGAGGCCTCGATTCTGGGCGTCACCCTGTATAACGCCACGCCCCAGGACCTGGCCTCCATGCATGCAGCATTCGTGGCCGGCCTGGAAAACGGCACCCTGCGGCCGGTGGTGAGCAGGGAACTCCCCCTGGCCGAGGCGGCGGCGGCCCATCATGCCGTCATGGAGGCCAGCACCTTGGGCAAGATCGTGCTGATCCCCTGACACAAGTTTAAGAGGTTGTTGAAAAACAGCCATCAGGCCTTCGTCCTCAAAAGCCCTTTCGTGCGGCGTAGCGCCCCTCATCCTATCCTTCTCCCCCGGGGAGAAGGGATACCGTTACCCTCTCCCTCCGGGAGAGGGTGGCCAAAGGCCGGGTGAGGGCCTCCTCATGGCTTGTCTCGCGGGTGCGACGCTCTGACTATTTTTGAACAACCTGAGTGTTTCGATAGCTCTTAGAAGATGAATGGAATGAAACGGGGCGGCCGGAGGGGAGGGGGCGTCAGAACCCGCAGCCGCCCCCCTGCTTCTGATGGTACTTCTGGTGGTACGCCTCCGCTTCCCAGAAGGTGGTGGCGGGGACGATCTCGGTCACGATCCTGCGGCGCAGCCTGCCCGAAAGGTCGAGGCGCTCCAAGGCAGCCTCGGCGGCCTGGCGCTGTTCCTCGGAATGGTAGAAGATGGCCGAGCGGTACTGATCGCCCACGTCCGGCCCCTGGCGGTTCACCTGGGTCGGGTCGTGGCACTCCCAGAACAGGTCCAGGAGCCGGTCGTAGGTTGTCAATTGGGGATCGAAGGTGATCTCCACCGCCTCGGCATGGCCGGTGGCATGGCTGCACACATCGCCATAGGTAGGGTTTTCGGTGCGGCCGCCCGTATAGCCGACCCTGGTGGCCACGACGCCGGGCGCACCCATGAAGGCGTCTTCCACGCCCCAGAAACAGCCGGCGGCAAAGGTTGCTTTCTCCATGCGGGCCTCCCAAAAGAAAAGGGGGCCGAAGCCCCCTTGATTGTCTCTGTCTACATATCCAGCTTTTCCATCTCTTCCGCCGAGATGTCGAAGTTGGCGTACACGTTCTGCACGTCGTCGTTGTCCTCCAGCTTGTCCATCAGCTTGAGCATGGTTTCGGCGTGCCTCCCCTCCAACTCCACCTGGGTCTGGGGGATCATGGTGATCTCGGCGCTGACCATCTTGAAGCCCTTGGCCGCCAGGGCCTCCCTGACCTCGATGAACGAGCCCGGCTCGGTCATGACCTCGATCTGGTCGTCCTGCTCGGCCACGTCGTCCGCGCCCGCCTCGATGGCGGCCTCGAACAACTGCTCGAAATCCACCGAATTGTCATAGACGATCAGCCCTTTTTTGCTGAACATCCAGGCAACGCAGCCCGCCTCGCCCATGTTCCCGTTGTTCTTGGTGAAGATGCTGCGGATATCGGAGACGGAACGGTTGCGGTTGTCGGTCAGCACCTCCACTAGCACCGCCGCCCCGCCGGGGCCGTACCCCTCGTAGACGATCTCTTCGTAGGTAACCCCTTCCATCCCGCCGGTACCCTTCTTGATGGCCCGGTCGATGTTGTCCTTGGGCATATTCTCGGCCTTGGCCTTATCGACCGCGGTCCGCAGGCGCGGGTTACCGTTGGGGTCGCCGCCCCCCAGTTTGGCGGCAACGGAGATCTCCTTGATCAGCTTGGTGAATACCTTGCCCCTTTTGGCATCCGCTGCGCCCTTTTTGTGCTTGATGGTGCTCCATTTATTATGACCTGACATCCTTCCCACTCCTTCGAAAAAATGTGGTGTAGCTTTTTTTGTTGCTATAAAAAGTGACAGACATTAGCATGGCGACCACGCTACTGTCCAGAGGGAAAAACTGCACAAAGGGGGCAAAAATATGATGACAATCATATGTTACCTCAGACGATTCGGGCTCCTGTCGCTTGTCACGGTGGCGCTTTTGGCCGGCTGCGCTGGGGTGGATTCCAACACCCGCGACGATGCCTCCACTCTTCCCCCGATCCTGACCCTGGACGAGGTCATCCGTCCGTACATTAAGATCGGCAGGATTCAAATCACCCGCGAGGTGTTCAAAACCGACGCCCTGAACAATACCGACGTCTACGACTGGGGCACTGCGGCCCTGCGCCGGGAGGCGGCCAAGATGGGGGCGGATGCCATTATCTTCCCCGAGATCAACGGC
This window encodes:
- the rnr gene encoding ribonuclease R, which translates into the protein MTVSKKQILALLKEYGGAVLFSTLLRDFGGRHLKRELKNLLEEMADNGEVTRLRGNSYVLPGQVKTVRGRISVHRDGYGFVAPEEGGEDIFIPAKFMKNALHGDLVEATANQSRMGGSKLDGRIVNVVERATTRIVGRFEESRRGAVVISDDQRLNLAVVIPPKGRGRAEDGQQVVAELTAYPIGGRPAEGRIVEILGWPDDPEVEVQSVIRRFDLPHEFGPDVLAEADAVPEAVSKGELKGRVDLRGMTTVTIDGETARDFDDAVALRREGGNFRLWVSIADVSAYVTPGSPLDREAYLRGTSVYFPDRCIPMLPERLSNGICSLNPQVERLTMTAEMLFDATGRMVESAFYPSVIKSTARLTYTIVKQIIVDNDPEVTDKHRPLAPMLGEMKELALILMAMRKKRGSIDFDLPEPEIIIGLTGRTEGIVRAERNLAHQLIEEFMLAANEAVAAFVTSRELPFLYRIHENPDPAKLHDFQEFIYGFGYEFALVEDRVNPAELQRLLAQAEGRPEERMLNYALLRCMKQARYAAENLGHFGLASPCYCHFTSPIRRYPDLVVHRILKAILALDEKKEDKRRGKQLAIATEHLGETAEHTSKRERVAMEAERDVVEMKKVQYMQQHLGEEFDGYITGVTGFGFFVELEELFVEGLVHISTLDDDLYTFQEKQHSLVGNRLRRVFRIGDKARVTVAAVTPATRRIEFTLAAHTPSAPPKVTAGAGPAEEYPRIPIKGKRVSGPKRGVGAEPKGAAPGTGTGKGKGRSGRKRR
- a CDS encoding NADPH:quinone reductase codes for the protein MKAIRVAQFGPPEVLALHEVADLEPGPGQVVVTVKAAGVNPVDTYIRSGLYQHAAAPPYTPGIDAAGVIAAVGPEVKHRRVGDRVYVAWSVSGTYGEQVLCTEFQTHPLPEGITFGQGAAIGVPYGAAYRALFQRAHACAGETVLVHGASGGVGLGAVQLARAAGLRVIGTAGTEQGRALVQAQGAHQVLNHHEPGYLDKLADLTCGKGVDVILEMLANVNLAKDLTALATGGRVAVIGSRGRIEIDPRDAMGREASILGVTLYNATPQDLASMHAAFVAGLENGTLRPVVSRELPLAEAAAAHHAVMEASTLGKIVLIP
- the msrA gene encoding peptide-methionine (S)-S-oxide reductase MsrA, translated to MEKATFAAGCFWGVEDAFMGAPGVVATRVGYTGGRTENPTYGDVCSHATGHAEAVEITFDPQLTTYDRLLDLFWECHDPTQVNRQGPDVGDQYRSAIFYHSEEQRQAAEAALERLDLSGRLRRRIVTEIVPATTFWEAEAYHQKYHQKQGGGCGF
- a CDS encoding YebC/PmpR family DNA-binding transcriptional regulator, translated to MSGHNKWSTIKHKKGAADAKRGKVFTKLIKEISVAAKLGGGDPNGNPRLRTAVDKAKAENMPKDNIDRAIKKGTGGMEGVTYEEIVYEGYGPGGAAVLVEVLTDNRNRSVSDIRSIFTKNNGNMGEAGCVAWMFSKKGLIVYDNSVDFEQLFEAAIEAGADDVAEQDDQIEVMTEPGSFIEVREALAAKGFKMVSAEITMIPQTQVELEGRHAETMLKLMDKLEDNDDVQNVYANFDISAEEMEKLDM